One region of Candidatus Poribacteria bacterium genomic DNA includes:
- the secA gene encoding preprotein translocase subunit SecA — protein sequence MFQKVITKVFGSKEDRDVKKFRDIVEAVNQREPEIKKLTDAQLQSKTPEFRRQLDAGTSLDDLLPDAFAVVREAAVRTLKQRHYDVQIMGGVALHQGSIAEMRTGEGKTLTSTLAVYLNALTGKGVHLATVNDYLARRDAEWMGKIYNFLGLSVGLTLSLMPREQKRLGYKADITYGVHSEFGFDYLWDNKALSIEDKTQRGHIYAILDEVDSILIDESRTPLIISEPSGKPPELYRQINSVVAQLREGEHFQIDQQGKSRGSVTLTDEGVEEVERRLGVGNLYEHTNIAMVHHVNQALTAHQLYKRDVDYLVENGEVLLVDEFTGRKQIGRRLSEGLHQAIEAKERVKVVEESETGAKITYQNYFRLYDKLAGMTGTAATEANEFAHIYGLEVSVIPTNEPMIRADHADQIYRTEDAKYNAVLEDIVEQHEKGRPVLVGTISIENSEKLSKMLRTKHRKIRHQILNAKEHAREADIIAQAGSPGAVTIATNMAGRGVDILLGGNPEGMAMETLRKQKAKTEALSPESEEFQAAFAEAEAICEENKKQVLTAGGLHIVGTERHESRRIDNQLRGRSGRQGDPGSSRFYLSLEDELMRKFGSERLQGLMTRVGMDEDVPLEHPWVTKSIEKAQTRVEQMFFEVRKNLLKFDDVMDTQRDTIYTLRDTVLTSATDVAELSEYESTVEEGGLAALAEKDAKVPASLKTTIWGMIDRVVRDGIEDNMGEKVGGPLETPDRFEQWLTSTFPIEPTWKTPLVQADPEEIQEQTLEILRAAYAEREAEMGPEMMRVLERLLLLDRIDDHWKEHLHNIDYIEEGIRFGAGYGGKDPIVVFKNEALAVFESMYQQIEEQVSEFIFKSRVNTEAPRRRVPSQRTGRQRRPQPRSPQGRRAAAAPGDAEFASQQAMGNMPKVGRNAPCPCGSGKKYKRCHGG from the coding sequence ATGTTCCAAAAAGTGATAACCAAAGTCTTCGGTAGCAAAGAAGACCGAGATGTCAAAAAGTTTCGCGACATCGTTGAAGCCGTCAACCAACGCGAACCAGAAATCAAAAAACTCACCGATGCACAACTGCAATCCAAAACACCGGAATTTCGCCGACAGTTAGATGCTGGCACTTCACTCGATGACCTCTTACCAGATGCCTTCGCTGTTGTTCGTGAAGCGGCAGTACGAACGTTAAAGCAACGGCACTATGATGTTCAAATTATGGGAGGTGTTGCGCTCCACCAAGGAAGCATCGCCGAGATGCGTACAGGTGAAGGCAAAACGCTCACCTCAACCCTCGCCGTTTATTTGAATGCTCTGACCGGAAAAGGTGTACATCTCGCCACCGTCAATGACTATCTCGCACGCCGTGACGCGGAATGGATGGGAAAGATTTACAACTTCCTTGGACTCTCCGTTGGCTTAACACTTAGCTTAATGCCCCGTGAACAGAAAAGACTCGGATACAAGGCAGACATCACTTACGGCGTTCACAGCGAATTTGGGTTCGATTACCTCTGGGACAACAAAGCACTCTCAATCGAAGATAAGACCCAGCGTGGGCATATCTATGCCATCCTTGACGAAGTTGACAGCATTCTCATTGATGAATCCCGTACACCGCTCATCATCTCAGAACCCTCCGGTAAACCGCCAGAACTTTACAGACAAATTAACAGCGTCGTTGCGCAACTCCGAGAAGGTGAACATTTCCAAATCGATCAACAGGGAAAATCGAGGGGCAGTGTAACGCTAACCGACGAAGGCGTTGAGGAGGTTGAACGTCGTCTTGGCGTAGGTAACCTCTATGAACACACCAACATCGCTATGGTGCATCATGTCAATCAGGCTCTTACTGCCCACCAACTCTATAAACGTGATGTCGATTATCTGGTCGAAAATGGCGAGGTGCTTCTCGTTGATGAATTCACAGGGCGCAAACAGATCGGTAGACGGCTCAGTGAAGGGCTCCATCAAGCAATTGAGGCGAAGGAACGCGTTAAGGTTGTGGAGGAAAGTGAAACTGGTGCCAAGATTACCTACCAAAACTACTTCCGCCTATACGATAAACTCGCGGGCATGACCGGTACTGCTGCTACTGAAGCGAACGAATTCGCGCATATCTACGGATTAGAGGTTTCCGTTATCCCAACTAACGAACCTATGATCCGGGCTGATCATGCCGACCAGATTTATAGGACTGAGGACGCAAAATATAACGCTGTCTTAGAAGATATTGTCGAACAGCACGAAAAGGGTCGTCCGGTACTGGTCGGTACCATTTCGATTGAAAACTCTGAGAAACTGAGTAAAATGCTCAGAACCAAACATCGAAAAATCCGACATCAGATTTTGAATGCCAAGGAGCACGCCCGCGAAGCCGATATCATCGCACAAGCAGGTTCCCCTGGTGCTGTAACAATCGCAACAAATATGGCAGGTAGGGGTGTGGACATTCTCCTCGGCGGTAATCCGGAAGGTATGGCAATGGAAACGCTGCGGAAGCAGAAAGCGAAGACAGAAGCACTGTCCCCGGAGTCTGAAGAATTTCAGGCAGCATTTGCAGAGGCGGAAGCAATTTGTGAGGAAAACAAAAAGCAGGTATTAACTGCTGGTGGACTCCATATCGTCGGCACAGAACGTCACGAGTCCCGACGTATCGACAATCAGCTCCGCGGTCGTTCCGGTAGACAAGGAGATCCGGGTTCATCCCGATTCTATCTCTCTCTTGAAGATGAATTGATGCGAAAATTCGGATCTGAACGCTTGCAAGGATTGATGACACGCGTCGGGATGGATGAAGATGTTCCATTAGAACATCCGTGGGTCACGAAATCTATTGAGAAAGCCCAGACTCGCGTTGAACAGATGTTTTTTGAAGTCCGCAAAAATCTCCTCAAGTTTGACGATGTCATGGACACACAGCGCGACACTATCTATACCTTACGCGATACCGTCTTAACTTCCGCTACAGATGTAGCAGAATTATCAGAATACGAAAGCACAGTAGAGGAGGGTGGGCTTGCAGCACTCGCTGAAAAGGATGCTAAAGTTCCAGCATCCCTTAAAACTACAATTTGGGGGATGATTGATAGAGTCGTTAGAGATGGAATCGAGGATAACATGGGAGAAAAAGTAGGAGGTCCACTTGAGACCCCCGACAGATTCGAGCAGTGGTTGACGAGCACATTCCCCATTGAGCCAACTTGGAAAACACCCTTGGTACAGGCAGACCCAGAAGAAATTCAAGAACAGACTTTAGAAATACTGCGTGCCGCTTATGCGGAGCGTGAAGCCGAAATGGGGCCGGAGATGATGCGTGTCCTCGAACGCTTACTCCTTTTGGACAGGATTGATGATCATTGGAAGGAACACCTCCATAACATCGACTATATTGAGGAAGGTATTCGATTTGGTGCAGGATACGGGGGTAAAGACCCGATTGTTGTTTTCAAAAACGAGGCACTCGCTGTCTTTGAGAGTATGTATCAACAAATTGAAGAACAGGTCAGTGAGTTTATCTTCAAATCTCGTGTTAATACTGAGGCACCACGTCGTCGCGTCCCCAGTCAGCGAACTGGAAGACAGCGTAGACCACAGCCGAGGAGTCCTCAAGGTAGGCGTGCAGCCGCAGCTCCCGGTGATGCTGAATTTGCCTCACAACAGGCAATGGGAAACATGCCTAAGGTTGGTAGAAATGCTCCGTGCCCTTGCGGAAGTGGTAAGAAATACAAGAGATGCCACGGCGGTTAA
- a CDS encoding DUF1573 domain-containing protein, producing MSRRTIITTIIIPILLISGLIVVLVNNRDESPAELVLAQQQIHFGTLPEWKGPVTQSLTAQNIGSTTLHIQRIQTGCSYTEITGPNVIQPDEESTFQIVINPELLPTDETSVTAAIFTDSPKTPIVYLTIIAAAKRFAMLNPDVCEFGDILPETMHQKTINLIVNAPLDTSNIHLLPSGHETLTWEITPNLGTDTSLVTVQLGPLKDRGVFSSLLTVHFPNQRTLTFPVTAKVVSADHQ from the coding sequence ATGTCCAGACGCACAATCATCACAACGATCATCATTCCCATACTACTGATTTCCGGACTTATTGTTGTTCTCGTTAATAATCGCGATGAATCTCCGGCGGAGTTAGTCCTTGCACAGCAACAAATTCACTTTGGAACGCTCCCAGAATGGAAAGGTCCTGTAACACAATCGCTGACAGCACAAAATATAGGTAGCACCACACTCCACATCCAAAGGATTCAAACGGGGTGCAGTTACACTGAAATCACAGGGCCGAATGTCATCCAACCGGATGAAGAAAGCACGTTTCAGATAGTTATAAACCCCGAACTTCTGCCCACGGATGAAACATCGGTGACTGCTGCTATTTTCACAGACAGTCCTAAAACCCCGATTGTCTATTTGACGATTATCGCCGCCGCCAAACGATTCGCGATGCTCAACCCTGATGTTTGTGAGTTTGGGGATATCCTTCCCGAAACGATGCATCAAAAGACTATCAACCTCATTGTGAATGCCCCGCTCGACACATCGAACATCCACCTTCTGCCATCAGGTCATGAAACACTTACATGGGAGATAACACCTAATTTAGGGACAGATACCTCTCTCGTTACAGTCCAACTCGGTCCGCTGAAAGACAGAGGCGTCTTTTCATCGTTACTCACTGTCCACTTCCCAAACCAACGAACACTAACCTTCCCCGTCACCGCCAAAGTAGTCTCCGCTGACCATCAATGA
- a CDS encoding formylglycine-generating enzyme family protein, whose product MTQKGIVCLLTFTILWVCGIQHIPSAGDIPDGMVLIPAGEFEMGSHTGKNNERPVHTVYVDAFYMDVYEVTNAQYKAFVDANPEWQKENIAEGFHDGVYLRLWNGNSYPDGKADHPVIYVSWYAAMAYAQWAGKRLPTKAQWEKAARGGLIEKAYPWGDAYDATRANHARHFNAPITVGQYPPNGYGLYDMAGNVSEWCLDEYDPDFYATSARKNPFSNGTREEVINSFKVIKKKNRVLRGGCWTDNGLFLRVAYRDWGPQHYTSVFRGFRCVKDISP is encoded by the coding sequence ATGACTCAAAAAGGAATCGTGTGCCTCCTAACCTTTACCATTTTATGGGTCTGTGGCATACAACACATTCCCTCTGCTGGCGATATCCCCGACGGTATGGTGCTAATACCTGCGGGCGAGTTTGAAATGGGGAGTCACACTGGGAAAAACAATGAACGTCCAGTGCATACCGTCTATGTTGATGCGTTCTATATGGATGTTTACGAGGTTACAAATGCACAATACAAGGCGTTCGTCGATGCAAACCCGGAATGGCAAAAAGAAAATATTGCAGAAGGGTTCCACGACGGTGTATACCTCCGACTTTGGAATGGTAACTCCTATCCCGATGGCAAGGCTGATCATCCAGTCATTTATGTGAGTTGGTATGCAGCGATGGCTTATGCACAATGGGCGGGGAAGCGATTACCAACAAAAGCGCAATGGGAGAAAGCAGCGCGCGGCGGACTTATTGAGAAAGCGTATCCGTGGGGCGATGCTTATGATGCAACCCGCGCAAACCACGCACGACATTTCAACGCACCGATCACTGTCGGACAGTACCCGCCTAACGGCTACGGTTTATACGATATGGCTGGGAATGTTTCCGAGTGGTGCCTTGATGAATATGATCCTGATTTCTATGCAACATCCGCACGTAAAAACCCATTTTCAAATGGCACGCGCGAAGAAGTTATCAATAGTTTCAAAGTCATCAAGAAGAAGAATCGCGTTTTAAGGGGCGGCTGCTGGACCGATAATGGGTTATTCCTACGAGTTGCTTATCGAGACTGGGGCCCGCAGCACTACACAAGCGTCTTCCGCGGGTTTCGGTGTGTGAAGGATATCTCGCCTTAA
- a CDS encoding DMT family transporter — translation MLEKEFRNEDPSGKIIAFMLLIVSLIGGGSFAVKLGLQGFPPLKMALFRCILGVIFVGGAGFYYGMSMRMCFEEFRRLLLIAILYTLHTITLNIGTQHTTAARSTIFFSLYPLFTVLFGHFWLPNDRLTVTKTLGIITAFGGVFLAIMPNLQGLSTGYLIGDLIVILSACFLGLRITLTKVFVQDIYPYRLLVWLLGLNIPCFYVLSYIFEREKSIEWTLASSAGLIYQGWIITGFCFLGLTWTLRRYKASKLVVFSFLMPLSGVLFSHLFLGDKLTFDLLAGTGLVAIGIYLVNRQR, via the coding sequence ATGCTTGAAAAAGAATTTAGGAACGAAGACCCATCAGGCAAGATTATTGCCTTTATGCTGCTCATTGTTTCTCTCATAGGTGGCGGGTCATTCGCTGTTAAACTCGGTCTGCAAGGCTTTCCACCGCTAAAAATGGCACTCTTCCGCTGTATATTGGGTGTTATTTTCGTTGGCGGAGCGGGATTTTACTATGGGATGTCAATGCGGATGTGCTTCGAGGAATTCCGTCGATTGCTGCTGATCGCTATCCTCTACACTTTGCATACGATCACGTTGAACATTGGCACGCAACACACGACTGCCGCTCGTTCAACCATTTTTTTCAGTCTCTATCCGCTTTTTACAGTTCTGTTTGGACACTTCTGGCTTCCAAATGATCGACTCACTGTGACGAAAACATTGGGAATTATCACTGCGTTCGGTGGTGTTTTTCTCGCCATCATGCCGAATCTGCAAGGTCTTTCTACAGGATATCTCATCGGTGATCTAATCGTAATTCTCAGTGCATGTTTCTTAGGCCTCCGCATTACATTGACAAAAGTATTCGTTCAGGACATTTACCCGTATCGTTTGCTCGTCTGGCTGTTAGGTTTAAACATTCCGTGCTTTTACGTTCTCAGTTACATTTTTGAAAGAGAGAAATCGATTGAATGGACGCTGGCAAGCAGTGCTGGATTGATCTATCAGGGATGGATTATCACAGGTTTCTGCTTTTTAGGGTTGACATGGACGCTAAGAAGATACAAAGCGAGTAAATTGGTTGTCTTTTCTTTTCTGATGCCGCTGTCGGGCGTTCTGTTTAGCCACCTGTTTTTAGGCGATAAACTGACCTTCGACTTGTTGGCAGGCACTGGATTGGTGGCAATCGGAATTTATCTTGTGAATAGGCAGCGTTAA
- a CDS encoding ABC transporter substrate-binding protein has protein sequence MQRIIIFAFALIIIALTVGLFSCDRIVSVASDGETPQMMGEEIPIGVVVALTGQHAEPYGFPMQRGFELAREEINSLGGVNLTFITVDDQSTAEGAKEAVQHLVNQGVPAIVGLAISTHLKEAAPIAQENRVIAFSSVSSAAGLSGIGDFIFRTSLATNISIPSGVMVTQQKIGYQKVATIYDAIDVYSRSSNEVLKTVLEANGVEILTQETFKTGDTDFSQQLINIMAMEPDALFISALSQEIAQIVAQTSKVGFPDTIRVIAPDLTMDEVQKAGDGAEGTIGFIGWSSISDAPGNQTFIKNYRTKYGIEPEPWAAQSYVTLRVLANAIKIAQSADSTAIRDALAQTKDLPTILGNFSFNPDGDALYDQIVLVVKDGEFQVFE, from the coding sequence ATGCAGAGAATCATAATATTCGCATTTGCTTTAATAATTATTGCTTTGACTGTTGGACTTTTCAGTTGCGATAGAATCGTCTCGGTAGCATCTGATGGCGAAACGCCTCAGATGATGGGCGAAGAGATTCCCATCGGTGTTGTCGTCGCACTGACAGGGCAACACGCCGAACCGTATGGATTTCCAATGCAACGCGGTTTTGAATTGGCACGAGAAGAGATCAACAGCCTCGGCGGTGTGAATCTCACGTTTATCACTGTGGACGATCAGAGCACCGCAGAGGGAGCGAAGGAAGCCGTACAGCACCTGGTTAACCAAGGTGTACCTGCTATAGTTGGGCTTGCTATCTCGACGCATCTTAAAGAGGCTGCCCCAATTGCGCAGGAAAATCGGGTCATAGCTTTCAGTTCGGTCTCCTCCGCTGCAGGTTTGAGCGGGATCGGAGATTTCATTTTCCGCACCAGTCTCGCCACAAATATAAGCATTCCCAGTGGGGTGATGGTAACTCAGCAGAAAATCGGCTATCAAAAAGTCGCGACGATCTATGATGCCATCGATGTCTACTCCAGAAGTAGCAATGAAGTGTTAAAAACGGTACTTGAGGCAAACGGGGTTGAGATTCTAACCCAGGAAACCTTCAAAACCGGCGATACCGATTTTTCTCAGCAATTAATCAATATAATGGCGATGGAGCCGGACGCACTCTTTATCTCTGCACTCTCACAAGAAATAGCGCAGATTGTCGCACAAACATCCAAGGTAGGTTTTCCCGATACTATTCGCGTTATTGCGCCTGATTTAACCATGGACGAAGTCCAAAAGGCGGGCGATGGTGCTGAAGGGACAATAGGGTTTATTGGATGGTCGAGTATATCTGACGCACCCGGAAACCAAACCTTTATTAAGAATTATCGAACGAAATACGGTATTGAACCGGAACCGTGGGCGGCACAGTCGTATGTGACTCTCCGTGTTCTTGCCAATGCAATTAAGATAGCACAATCGGCGGATTCGACAGCCATTCGGGACGCACTCGCACAGACGAAGGATTTACCCACTATTTTAGGCAACTTCTCTTTTAACCCTGATGGAGACGCGCTGTATGACCAGATTGTACTGGTCGTTAAGGACGGAGAATTTCAGGTCTTTGAATAA
- a CDS encoding carboxypeptidase-like regulatory domain-containing protein: MNHIRITLSILLLFFCATTGICQTPNSTSVHGILVDAENGHPIADVLVRVAPEEIGRVYPDREFAHATATDAKGTFSLTIPNEPQNYYAFSLMALYPQYQAKLLRQEMLPQKSRYDLGEIVLRRTLSLRGNVSDAKNAEGVVINLKMHNKSADFFRAAAPIEHAVKTDTAGDFHFADLYPIEYTLTVSRNDVIIAYVASINPQKQAQISVRVPKLDTLRGSVVDEQEHPIAGAQIYATRHSETPEGHGAILTATQTDDAGNFQMQVLETEARFLSLEVRKSGYFSRVYENVDIGKMPSVIPLEKGITLKGRVILPSDVPSDAQYSVKVFPAYTEMESGLNPLALHKPFLSKSFPVTTSTFIVDGLFAEKYTFYIVGDGVSATRIDVDASVNSEEVLVVADRPVAVLQGQVLWADTGKPVHNAVVSRSWYPWELHPSDMSMTLDRFEAETDAAGRFKFDNLTEAGYQLYIRAVHTAFEDTTERYKRTLIHKQIEIPVCGTGYRIYLGSRDGTPFAK, encoded by the coding sequence ACGGCATACTCGTAGATGCCGAAAATGGACACCCAATTGCCGATGTCCTTGTGCGTGTTGCGCCTGAGGAGATCGGGCGTGTTTATCCTGACCGGGAGTTCGCGCACGCAACAGCAACAGATGCTAAAGGGACGTTCTCGTTGACGATCCCCAATGAACCCCAAAACTATTACGCTTTTTCACTTATGGCACTCTATCCACAATATCAAGCAAAACTCTTACGGCAGGAGATGCTTCCCCAAAAAAGTAGGTATGATTTAGGAGAAATTGTGCTGAGGCGCACCTTGTCTCTGCGAGGTAATGTATCCGATGCCAAAAATGCCGAAGGGGTTGTTATCAATCTAAAGATGCACAACAAGTCGGCGGATTTTTTTCGCGCCGCTGCGCCGATTGAACACGCAGTAAAGACTGACACCGCAGGTGATTTCCACTTTGCCGACCTCTATCCAATCGAATACACCTTGACAGTTTCTCGGAATGATGTTATTATAGCGTATGTGGCATCTATTAACCCGCAAAAACAGGCACAGATTTCTGTTCGTGTCCCGAAACTGGATACATTACGCGGCAGCGTTGTGGACGAGCAAGAACATCCAATAGCGGGAGCACAGATTTACGCGACCCGGCATAGTGAAACGCCGGAGGGGCACGGTGCGATCCTCACAGCGACACAGACAGATGACGCAGGCAACTTTCAGATGCAAGTGTTAGAAACCGAGGCGCGATTTCTCTCGCTTGAGGTTCGTAAAAGCGGCTACTTTTCAAGAGTCTATGAGAACGTGGATATCGGAAAGATGCCGTCTGTTATCCCGCTTGAAAAAGGGATTACCCTTAAAGGTCGCGTTATCCTACCTTCAGATGTCCCATCGGATGCGCAATACAGCGTGAAGGTATTCCCCGCATACACAGAGATGGAATCTGGTTTGAATCCGTTGGCTTTACACAAACCATTTTTATCAAAATCCTTTCCTGTGACAACGTCTACCTTTATTGTGGATGGGCTTTTTGCGGAAAAATATACTTTTTATATTGTTGGAGACGGTGTCTCGGCAACCCGCATTGATGTGGACGCGTCGGTGAATTCCGAAGAGGTCCTTGTTGTAGCGGATCGACCTGTGGCAGTGCTGCAGGGACAGGTGCTGTGGGCAGATACAGGCAAACCTGTCCACAATGCTGTTGTCTCGCGTTCGTGGTACCCGTGGGAGTTGCATCCATCTGACATGTCAATGACATTGGATCGGTTTGAGGCGGAAACGGACGCGGCGGGTAGATTCAAATTCGACAATTTAACAGAGGCTGGTTATCAACTCTATATCCGTGCTGTCCATACGGCATTTGAAGACACCACAGAACGCTATAAACGAACGCTTATTCATAAACAAATTGAAATTCCGGTTTGTGGTACTGGATACCGCATTTATTTAGGCAGTCGAGATGGCACTCCGTTTGCAAAGTAG